In the genome of Coraliomargarita algicola, one region contains:
- the hrpB gene encoding ATP-dependent helicase HrpB: MKSSPSNLPIYDVADDLLAGIAGTGRVVLAAPTGSGKSTQVPQILLDRSGIEGEIVVLQPRRLAARLLAKRVASERAVKLGEEVGYQIRFENVVSARTRIRFVTEAILLRQILEDPTLKGVGAVVFDEFHERHLTSDLSLACALRSVAEQRPDLKLVVMSATLDIDALEHFLTPCTRVEATGRMYPVEVSYTGAALGRQAPPVWERAAVAFKKSIAGQVSGDVLVFMPGSFEIRKTIEAIEALPESRAYEVLPLHGELPPAAQDRAVASGGRPKIIVSTNVAETSITIEGVRVVIDGGLARIARYDARRGINSILVEPISRASAEQRAGRAGRTGPGVCLRLWSEAEHLARAERDEAEVKRVDLSETVLMLAAAGIQNLDGFPWFEAPEAKALQRAYILLKDLGALDSENSITRLGGKMSGFPLHPRYARLLIEADRLGVLPEVALIAALSQGRPFYRVSREDRVRREQLRQIEDHADARSDYFVHLRAWELAQAAKFSVHACGALGIHGGAARQAGAVAQQILKLAEKAGLDTRSGALPDFEERICKCLLVAFSDHLALRNDRGTRRCRMVHGRAGELRRESVVESELFVAAEIEERELRGDVTVLLGLATAVESAWLEEFFPEDFGEGSSTSYDESARRVVCRRERRFRDLVLQSKDQGEPDYDQAAALLAAQVVAGKLNLKNWDAVVENWIQRVNFVARHCPETEVAPIDEEARQLLIEQICHGALSYKEIKDRPVLQTVQEWIRPEQMYYIDTYAPAEMDLPRRKRPARIRYEADGRAFIASKLQDFYDVPGSQLRVANGQVPLLVELLAPNQRPAHLTDDLDGFWTGAYAHVRKELAGRYPKHEWR; this comes from the coding sequence ATGAAATCATCTCCTTCAAATCTTCCTATCTATGATGTCGCCGATGACCTGCTTGCGGGGATCGCGGGGACGGGGCGCGTCGTGTTGGCCGCGCCGACGGGCTCAGGTAAATCGACACAAGTGCCGCAGATTCTGTTGGACCGCTCTGGGATCGAGGGGGAGATCGTGGTGCTGCAACCACGCCGTTTGGCGGCACGCTTGTTGGCCAAACGTGTCGCTTCCGAGCGAGCTGTGAAGCTGGGTGAAGAGGTGGGCTATCAAATTCGGTTTGAAAACGTCGTGAGCGCGCGCACACGCATACGCTTCGTGACGGAGGCGATTTTATTGCGACAGATTTTAGAAGACCCGACGCTGAAGGGCGTGGGAGCCGTGGTGTTTGATGAGTTTCACGAGCGTCATTTAACCAGTGATTTAAGTCTGGCCTGTGCTTTGCGATCGGTGGCGGAGCAGCGTCCGGATTTGAAGCTGGTGGTGATGTCGGCAACCTTGGACATCGATGCTTTAGAGCACTTTTTGACACCCTGCACGCGCGTCGAGGCGACGGGGCGCATGTATCCGGTGGAAGTGAGCTATACGGGCGCGGCGCTGGGACGGCAGGCGCCTCCAGTTTGGGAGCGGGCCGCGGTGGCCTTTAAAAAATCGATCGCAGGGCAAGTGAGCGGCGATGTGCTGGTCTTTATGCCTGGCTCTTTTGAAATTCGCAAAACGATCGAGGCGATTGAAGCCTTGCCAGAGTCGCGTGCCTACGAAGTGTTGCCTTTGCATGGTGAGTTGCCGCCTGCTGCGCAGGATCGTGCGGTCGCGAGTGGTGGCCGCCCTAAGATCATTGTTTCGACTAATGTGGCGGAAACTTCGATCACAATTGAAGGTGTGCGAGTGGTGATCGATGGCGGCTTGGCTCGGATCGCGCGTTACGATGCGCGGCGCGGGATCAATTCGATCTTAGTCGAGCCGATCAGTCGGGCCTCGGCGGAGCAACGCGCCGGGCGTGCGGGTCGCACGGGGCCGGGCGTTTGTTTGCGGCTTTGGAGCGAGGCGGAGCATTTGGCGCGCGCGGAGCGCGATGAGGCTGAAGTGAAGCGGGTCGATTTGTCCGAAACGGTGTTGATGTTGGCTGCGGCGGGTATTCAGAATTTAGATGGTTTTCCGTGGTTTGAAGCGCCCGAGGCAAAGGCTTTGCAGCGCGCGTATATTTTACTCAAGGATTTAGGGGCCTTGGATTCTGAGAATTCAATTACCCGCTTGGGAGGGAAGATGTCGGGCTTTCCCTTGCATCCTCGTTATGCGCGTTTGCTGATTGAGGCGGATCGTTTGGGGGTATTGCCTGAGGTGGCTTTAATTGCGGCCCTGAGCCAAGGACGGCCCTTCTATCGGGTATCACGGGAAGACCGTGTGCGGCGTGAGCAATTGCGACAGATCGAGGATCATGCGGATGCGCGGTCAGACTACTTTGTGCATTTGAGAGCTTGGGAACTGGCGCAAGCTGCTAAGTTTAGCGTCCATGCATGTGGTGCATTGGGCATACACGGGGGCGCTGCGCGGCAGGCTGGAGCCGTGGCGCAGCAAATTTTGAAACTGGCTGAGAAGGCGGGTTTGGATACGCGCTCGGGTGCGTTACCTGATTTTGAAGAGAGAATTTGTAAGTGCTTGCTGGTGGCTTTTTCAGATCATTTAGCTTTACGAAATGACCGCGGCACGCGGCGTTGCCGCATGGTGCATGGCCGCGCGGGCGAATTGCGCCGTGAAAGTGTGGTGGAGAGTGAGCTCTTCGTGGCGGCCGAAATTGAGGAGCGCGAATTGCGTGGCGATGTCACTGTTCTCTTAGGCTTGGCCACGGCTGTGGAGTCGGCTTGGCTCGAGGAGTTTTTTCCGGAAGATTTTGGCGAAGGCAGCAGTACCAGTTATGATGAGTCGGCGCGTCGGGTGGTCTGTCGTCGCGAGCGTCGTTTTCGAGATTTAGTGCTTCAGTCGAAAGATCAAGGTGAGCCGGACTATGATCAAGCGGCGGCTCTATTGGCGGCGCAGGTTGTCGCCGGGAAATTGAATTTAAAGAATTGGGACGCTGTGGTGGAGAACTGGATACAGCGGGTGAATTTTGTGGCGCGGCACTGTCCGGAGACGGAGGTCGCACCGATCGATGAGGAAGCGCGTCAACTCTTGATTGAGCAGATCTGTCACGGTGCGCTGAGCTACAAAGAGATAAAAGATCGTCCAGTGCTCCAGACTGTTCAGGAGTGGATTCGCCCGGAGCAGATGTATTATATCGACACCTATGCGCCCGCTGAGATGGATTTGCCCCGTCGGAAACGGCCTGCGCGTATACGCTACGAAGCGGATGGGCGTGCGTTTATTGCGTCCAAGCTGCAGGATTTTTATGACGTGCCCGGTAGTCAGCTACGCGTGGCAAATGGGCAGGTGCCGTTATTAGTCGAACTTTTGGCACCCAACCAGCGGCCTGCACATTTAACGGATGATCTCGATGGTTTTTGGACCGGCGCTTATGCGCATGTGCGTAAGGAGTTAGCGGGGCGCTACCCGAAGCACGAATGGCGCTAG
- the ilvA gene encoding threonine ammonia-lyase, biosynthetic: protein MNSESLQRSLRQEILFARRRIYEVGEATPLHSIILEDPELKIFVKREDLSPIHAYKWRGAYNRMAQLSPDELAGGVVTASAGNHAQGVALAARKLGSHAIIYMPLSTPRMKQVAVQRHGGDCVTIRLHGDSYDSASAAAHECAAKDGLTYIHAYDDLAVMAGQGTLADEIVMSGKGPFDVAYLQVGGGGMAAATATWLKMNFPEIRIIGVEGVHQASMAAAVQAGKPIALDQVDVFCDGTAVRKVGTLTHQICSDLVDEWMTVSNDEVSAAIQFLWEQLRCIPEPSGAMGVAAILKHRHQLAGKRVLSVLCGANMDFEQLATIARRAAVGAARRRYLKIQIPEKAGAMYGLLKSLPETVNIVDFQYGKTDAEMAGPVIGFDLSPMQFTVLTQALSDGGYLYNEVTSETDVDVAFRLIHYESKLLRHPIFITLEFHERSGALADFLRAVSPHSNLAYFNYVYSGERVGRALLGFEFETPAGYDNFEQVLQSAKHAYRAYQRVSESSLKRILG, encoded by the coding sequence ATGAACAGTGAATCACTACAGCGCAGTCTCCGTCAGGAGATACTTTTTGCACGTCGCCGGATCTATGAGGTCGGCGAAGCAACGCCGCTGCATTCGATTATTTTGGAAGATCCGGAGTTAAAAATCTTCGTCAAACGCGAAGACCTCTCCCCCATTCATGCCTACAAATGGCGCGGAGCCTACAATCGCATGGCACAACTGAGCCCCGATGAACTCGCGGGCGGCGTGGTGACCGCATCTGCTGGCAACCACGCCCAAGGCGTGGCTCTAGCCGCACGCAAGCTAGGCAGCCACGCCATCATCTACATGCCACTCTCCACCCCACGCATGAAGCAAGTCGCGGTGCAACGCCACGGCGGCGACTGCGTGACCATCCGCCTACATGGAGACAGCTACGATAGCGCCAGTGCCGCCGCTCACGAATGCGCCGCCAAGGATGGACTCACTTACATCCACGCCTACGACGATTTAGCTGTCATGGCCGGGCAAGGCACGCTGGCCGACGAAATCGTAATGTCCGGCAAGGGCCCCTTCGATGTCGCCTACCTACAAGTGGGCGGCGGAGGCATGGCTGCCGCCACCGCGACTTGGTTGAAAATGAATTTCCCCGAGATTCGTATCATCGGGGTCGAAGGCGTGCACCAAGCCTCGATGGCGGCCGCCGTGCAAGCCGGTAAGCCTATCGCACTGGATCAAGTCGATGTCTTTTGCGATGGCACCGCCGTGCGTAAAGTCGGCACCCTCACGCACCAAATTTGCTCCGATCTCGTCGACGAGTGGATGACGGTGAGCAACGACGAAGTCTCTGCCGCGATCCAATTTCTCTGGGAACAATTGCGCTGCATTCCCGAACCATCGGGCGCAATGGGAGTCGCCGCCATTCTCAAACACCGCCACCAACTGGCTGGAAAACGCGTGCTCAGCGTGCTCTGCGGAGCAAATATGGACTTCGAACAACTGGCCACCATCGCTCGCCGCGCAGCAGTCGGCGCCGCGCGACGGCGCTACCTGAAAATACAGATCCCCGAAAAGGCAGGAGCCATGTATGGCTTACTTAAATCGCTGCCAGAGACCGTAAATATCGTCGACTTTCAATACGGCAAAACAGACGCTGAAATGGCGGGCCCGGTCATCGGCTTCGATCTATCTCCGATGCAATTTACCGTGCTCACCCAAGCACTCAGCGACGGTGGCTATCTCTACAATGAAGTCACCTCCGAGACCGACGTCGATGTCGCCTTCCGCCTCATTCACTACGAGTCAAAACTACTGCGGCACCCGATCTTTATTACACTCGAGTTCCACGAACGCTCAGGAGCACTCGCCGATTTCCTACGAGCCGTAAGCCCCCACTCGAACCTCGCCTACTTCAACTACGTCTATTCCGGCGAACGAGTCGGCCGCGCACTACTTGGATTTGAATTTGAAACACCTGCAGGCTACGACAACTTCGAGCAAGTACTCCAATCCGCCAAGCACGCCTACCGCGCTTATCAACGCGTATCCGAGAGTTCACTCAAACGAATCCTCGGATAG